Below is a window of Desulfuromonas sp. TF DNA.
TCGGCGGCCATCCGGCGCAGAGTCTCCCGGGCATCGGGATGCCAGTAGCGCATGGCAACATAGGGGCGGAAAGCCGGGCCCATCTCCGTCGCAATCGCCCGGGCCTGCAGATTCGTCCATTTCAGCAGGGGTGAGCTGCCGCCGATGATCCGGTAGTTTTCCCGAACACGCCTGGCTCGAAAATGTGAGATCAGACGGGCAAAGGGACGCTGCAGCATCGCGCCGAGGGGCAGATGGATCAGATCTCGATCCGAGAAAAGATTGTACAGGAAAGGTTCGATGGAATCGAGCGAATCGGGGCCGCCCATATTGAGCAGCACCAGCCCGGTAGAGTTTTCAGGGTCCATAAAATCCGTTAGACGTTAGAAGTGAGAGGTGAGAGGTAAAAACCCGAGAGAGGTCACATCTTGCGTCTTACCTCTCACCTCTCACCTTGTTACTTGCTGCTCAAGCGGTGCACGCACTCGACCATGAACCGGGCGTGCTCGGGATCGACGGTGGGAAGAATGCCGTGGCCGAGATTGAAAATATGCCCCGGGCGGCCGGCGTTCTCGTCGAGAATCCGCTTCACCTCTTTCTCGATGTGCGCCTTGGGAGCATAGAGGACCGTCGGATCGAGGTTCCCCTGGACGGCGATTTCGGCACCGAGAATATCCCGCGCTTTTCCCAGGGAGATGTGCCAGTCGAGTCCAACAACGTCGCTGCCGGCTTTCCTGACCACATCGAGCATGGTGCCGGCCCCTTTGACGAAATGGATGACGGGGATACCGTCGCGGTCAAGGCCGTCGATAAGTTTCCTGGTATAGGGAAGGATGTACCTTTCGTAATCCAAAGGAGAAACGATCCCTCCCCAAGTGTCGAAAATCTGGATTGCCTGGGCGCCCGCCGCGATCTGAGCGTTGAGGTACTGGCGGTCCATTTCGGTGATCTTGTCCATGAGCGCCGCGTAGAGCTCCGGCTCTCCGTACATCATGCGCTTGATCTGGGCGAAGTCCTTGCTCCCCTTCCCT
It encodes the following:
- the hemE gene encoding uroporphyrinogen decarboxylase codes for the protein MTTEYDFIKACWGQPVDRTPVWLMRQAGRYLPQYMEVRRKVSFLELCKTPELAAEVTIQPIDYLGADAAILFSDILTPVEPMGLKLDFVPGPVFENPVRTKADIDALRIPVMEEDVPYVLETIRILRREFEGRVPLIGFGGAPFTLACYMVEGKGSKDFAQIKRMMYGEPELYAALMDKITEMDRQYLNAQIAAGAQAIQIFDTWGGIVSPLDYERYILPYTRKLIDGLDRDGIPVIHFVKGAGTMLDVVRKAGSDVVGLDWHISLGKARDILGAEIAVQGNLDPTVLYAPKAHIEKEVKRILDENAGRPGHIFNLGHGILPTVDPEHARFMVECVHRLSSK